The following DNA comes from Terriglobia bacterium.
CGGGAATTGCGCCTCGCTGCTGTTCGCTTTTAACTATACCCACGACGCCAACGTCGGCCATCTGTTGAAGTCGCGCGCAGCGGTCAACTACATCCTCTACAATCGCATCACCGGGGAAAACGGGACTGACAGCTACGAAATCGACCTGCCCAATGGGGGAACTTCCTACGTCATCGGGAATTTGATTCAACAGGGCCCTAATACGGGGAACAGCACGATTCTGAGTTACCTGGAGGAAGGGACCAATCCAAACAATCCCGGGCATGATCTTTACGTGGTGAACAACACCGTGGTGAATCAGTATTCTGATGGAACCTTCGTCTTTGCCAAGTCCCCGGCGGCGCCCGCTTTACTGCAAAATAATATCCTGGACGGTCCTGGCACTATCACCAATCAGGCCAACGCCATTTTTATGACCAACTTTACCGGCGGCGAGCCGATGCTCGCGGATATCGACAATTACGACTATCACCTGCTGCAGGGCTCGCCCGCAATCGATGCCGGATCGCAACCGGCGTCGGTGAATGACTTTTCGCTTGCGCCAAAATACGAGTACGTCCATCCAGCCTGCGGCGAGCAGCGCCACCCGATCGGCACGATTGACATCGGCGCTTACGAGTTTGGCGGGGCTGGTCCGATGTTGCAGTGCAGATGAGAGTGGTTAGCGGGTAGCCATGGTCAGTGTTGTTCTGACCGTGGGGTTTTTATCCGCGATATCCCTTTGGCAGCCGCATGTAATCAATTTTGATCGCGGGTGGCGCATACGTCGCCGCCTTTGCGATGTATGCGGCTTGATGGCAGCCCAGCACGGCGCTGGTCAAACCCCTAGGAGCCAAGCAGCACATGTGTCCTCCCCGGATTATGTGGCGCCCGGCAGCGGTGCGCGGCATTTTTCAAAAAAGCCGCATACATTCCAAACACCGGAACGTATGCGCCACCCGCGTTTGAATGCCTGAGGGCCCGCGGGCAAAAGAGGATTTGACATTCCGGTGCACCCTATGTAGACTAACAACTATGGATAAGCACAAACCAAGAATCACGGCACAAACACTAAAGGTCATGGGCGTCCTTATGTCGTCTCTGGAAACCCAACTGTCCGGTGCTGATATTGCGCGCGCCACTAAACTACAGTCGGGAACCCTTTACCCCATCCTGCTACGCTTGGAGCAGGCAAAGTGGCTTGAAAGCCGCTGGGAGGCTGGTAACCCCCACGACCTGGGGAGGCCAAGGCGGCGATATTACAGGCTCACCGGCCTTGGCGCCAGAAGCGCCCGCGCGGCCTTCCGAGATGTAGCCTCTTCTATCGGGATCGGGGGACTTGCATGGCAGTGATCGTGGACATTGTTGGAATAATCTGCAAAATCATCGCCGGAGCAGTCAGCCAACAGCTCACCAATGAATTCAAAGAATGGACGTGCTGGGTTATTGAGCGCCTTGTCCAGCGGGCGGTTCAGCGACTGCCAAAGGACGAACGGGATCGGTTTGGGGAGGAATGGCGAAGTCACATTGACGAGGTTCCCGGCCAGATCGGCAAAATTGTTGTTGCGCTGAATTTCACCAGGGCCGCGCGC
Coding sequences within:
- a CDS encoding right-handed parallel beta-helix repeat-containing protein, producing MNKSSVRKAVLLCSWAVLSMTLCVSARATTWHVGPTQTYKTPCSLNNAGVLADGDTIMIDYSPSTGPGVGYYDDTCNWTQNSLTLIGLPGPGGARPVLNTAGLTDKNNTGHISGRKAIWVISGNDTVIENMEFENAAVSNDDGANGAGIRMQGGNLTILNCYFHDNQDGILGGAGPGNVVIKYSEFAHNGVSSKALSEGYGFTHNLYIGNCASLLFAFNYTHDANVGHLLKSRAAVNYILYNRITGENGTDSYEIDLPNGGTSYVIGNLIQQGPNTGNSTILSYLEEGTNPNNPGHDLYVVNNTVVNQYSDGTFVFAKSPAAPALLQNNILDGPGTITNQANAIFMTNFTGGEPMLADIDNYDYHLLQGSPAIDAGSQPASVNDFSLAPKYEYVHPACGEQRHPIGTIDIGAYEFGGAGPMLQCR
- a CDS encoding helix-turn-helix transcriptional regulator, coding for MSSLETQLSGADIARATKLQSGTLYPILLRLEQAKWLESRWEAGNPHDLGRPRRRYYRLTGLGARSARAAFRDVASSIGIGGLAWQ